The genomic DNA gtttgtatatgcctttgcctgtccctacttccccttggcttgatatttctatggactttattttgggattgcctagaactaagaaggggagggatagcattttcgtggttgttgatagattctccaaaatggctcattttataccatgtcataagacTAATGATGCTAGCAGTGTTGCTGAATTGTTCTTTCGAGAGATTATTCGTTTGCATGGTATTCCGAATACAATAGTCTCTGATCGTGATGCTAAGTTTCTCAATCATTTTTGGAGATCACTTTGGAATAAATTGGGAACTAAATTGCTGTTTAGCACAACTTGtcaccctcagactgatggacaaactgaggtggTTAATAGAACTTTGTCAACCATGCTTAGGGCTGTTTTAGACAAAAATTTGAAACATTGGGAAGATTGTTTGCCTCATATTGAATTTGCGTACAATCGTGCAACACATTCTTCTACAAAGATGTGACCTTTTCAGATTGTTTATGGTTACATTCCTCGGGCGCCTATTGATTTGTTTTCGCTTGATGCTGAGGGCGCCCCACATATAGATGTTGTTGCACATGTTGAACACATGCTTAACCTCCAtgaacaaacacaacaaaacattgctgatactaatgctaagtatcaggttgctggtagtaaaggaagaaaacatgttacttttgaaccaggtgatatggtttggttgcatttgcgaaaggatcgttttcctactttgcgtcgttctaaattgatgcctcgtgctgctggtccttttaaggtgctaaccaagattaatgataatgcttatgttcttgacctacctgcggagtttggtgtttccactagttttaatgttgcagatttgaaaccatatgcgggcgaggatgaggagttgccgtcgaggatgacttcagttcaagaaggggaggatgatgaggacaccacgagtacgtctacaccagcagcactTTCTCTAGCgcctccagatgcacctccactccaggcgccaccttctgggccaatcactcgggtCCGTGCAAGAGAACTGAACTTTGTCATGCTACttaagaatgaaggcccagaagaatagacgctggcccaacagaggcccttgtgtgggtgcctagggctgcgccctccccctttgccctggacgccaggggcggcgcccccatctcctggccgcccttccctaggggctgcgccccctctccctctatttaaagagaggtttcttttcaattcagacttgagttttgttttacatctagctttagctactctaGAACATGCGCAaatcagcgctgtcctcgtgtattcagaactccaccttcgagagataatcagattgctcgcatccttttcttgttcgttcttcgattgcaaacaggaaacgatcttcgtgatcaggctgatcttgcatcaacaaggtcggtaaccacagggagttggttcagcgattgcattggcgcttcgggttcgctcgtcatagtcggatcgtgagggtcatcttccgccaagtcgaatttatccccactcaccgaaagatcgggcactccggctctatcagggtccccgacaggtgggcccaatcaaTGTAGTATAAACTAACgtattgttcatacattatggcgttgcaggcggagaagatctcattcctggatttacTTGCCTGCCCGCgggaatcctccgtccagcaTATCCAGGCGCTATCTTGTCGAGACGGTGCCAGGCGTAGCTTGCGGTGTCGCGTGCagtgtagctgaacgggccgtgtagcttgcggcgtaggcggcatgatggaaaagtgacgtgccgtcgtatcccattaatgcggcagacgggctctgcgcggctgcggcgcaggcggctgcactgtgtacctcggtaatacgcggtctacagtgaggcctgacaaaggctgcaccgcgtgccgcggtggcagagcatgcctcaaccacccgcattgaatgcggtgggtgggcgagtcttccagcggaagtcccgcgcccgcgcccgtgcctgcgggacacgtggcggctccggacccccccccggcggtatgtcgGTTCTTCGCGCGTGGGAGGTAtggatggacgcgggaggtcccggaccccccttgggggtccgagccctcggctgttggttcGGAGCTTTCCTTCCTCAAGgccacgtggcgtcaccggacccgtcccagagcggggagcgggtcccgtggggcccggctgctccgcccgtTATGGCATAGTTACGGATCACTATGCGAGTcatgccttgctgcagtaagagtgggtatcacTGCTACATGGTACCGACACTGAATATCTGAACTCGGATACGGACAGATATTAACCCTTCTTGGATTGGTGACAAATGGGCCCCAATCACATTGTAAAGATTATGGTAATCTTAGACATATAAGATAAAAATATACACATGGTACAAGATCCAAAGAAATGAAGCCCACTTATCTTTCAATAAACAAATCATGGTTTATCTATCACTAAGTTAAATTGATCACAcatttaatataagttatccaATAACCCAAGTATGGCTCATAACGCTACTACACATGGTGCAATTGCAATTCACCCTGCTAATGGTTTGGATTGAAATGGGTTTAATAGATTGGATTTTGATATGGATTGTGTTTTGGTGGATTCAAATGGGTTATATTATCTAATAGGGTGGGGGTGGAGTGGGTTCTATTTAAATATAGATTGGAGTGGATTGGTGTGGGCTGAAATGGATTCTTGATGCAAAACAGTATGATTATATATAAAAGTCGGTTCCATAAAAGCCAGACCTTAAAAATAAAACCCTgcgttcacattataaaattttatcaaaattgactgaaatttgttggagatggcttagtatgactagcagctactcTATGCGAAACAGCATGGCTAGAATTACACGTAagtcccacgtcaagagccggaccctaaaaataaaacatcgcgttcacactataaaattttatcgaacttgactgaaatttgttggagatgactcagtatgactaggagctactctgtgcaaagcagcgtggcttgAATTACACGTAGgtcccacatcaagagccggatcctaaaaataaaacatcgcgttcacactataaaattttatcaaaattgactaaaatttgttggagttGGCTCAGAATGACTAGCCGCTACTCTGTGCGAAGCAGCATTgctagaattacacgtgggtccgacatcaagagccggaccctataAATAAAACaacgcgttcacactataaaattttatcgaaattgactgaaatttattggagatgactcggtatgactagcagctattttgtgcaaagcagtgtggctagaattaTACGTTGGTCCCACGTCAaaagccggaccctagaaataaaacctcgcgttcacactataaaattttatcgaaattgattgaaatttgttggagatgactcgatATAAGTGACagttactctgtgcaaaacagtgtagcaaaatctacactataatttaatttttgaGAAATGAATTCTTATTGGGTTATAACCATAATTTGGCTAATAATTTATTACATCATGAGCTAAAATATTTGGATTGGATTGAtttatggtggtggtggtttggaATGGTGTGGGTAATATTAGTTTCCGTAATGAGAATGGATTGGTGTAAGTATAGTTTGGTTTCCAACCCATTTGCAGAGTGAATTGCAATAACTTACGACAATGACTTAAGCGACTATACAAAATACATTTAGCATAACTTGTCAAACAAAGCATATGGTTCATTAAGATTAAATTGAAACGATTATGGATGGCGCAATTACAATAAATTATGCCATCTACCGTCCTACAATGCTGCAACTTCATCTGCAGTACCATTATCTGCTGGGATAACACCGTGTGCAAGGCTCCAGTACAGTCAACTTAGCTGTAGGCCCAACTTTATCTTCAATGTACATTCTTATTGCCACGACCGCTCTAGATGCTTCCTCGAGCACAGCGTTTCCAATGGGCCAGCAAGTTTCATAATAAGCTTCCCCAGTACATCGCCCCCAACCATGAAGGGTGTCTAACGTAAGACGCTCCAGTGAGACTGCGTTCTTGACAATGCAACATGCGAGCTCAACCAAGCTCTTAGCAGAGCTGAACCCTATGATCTCCACACTCTTGAGGCAGTTGTGTTGGTGTTCAGGCAGCTGCCTCAAATGTGAGGAACCTCCAAAAACTGATTCATGCTTCATATCTATCTGAGATACCTGAAGATGAATAGTAAACTGAAATCATGGACCCAACAGAGTGACCAGGTATCTTTGCAGGATAGGATGAACAGTGACTTACGTCCAAGAACAAGGTCTCCAAGGAAGGAGACGCGTCAAAGAATGAAACAAGAGAAAAGTAATCATATGATGGGGAGATGGTCCCGTCCCTAATAAAAATGGTCAGGTGCTTCAGGTAGAGGAATTTGGTAGGCAACATTGGTGCATTAACCACCTGCAAAACGAATATGTCGTGTTAGGATTAGTTATACAAACAGGGTATGACTACTGTCATATGCATGTATTGCTACACAGCAGCAACCAGAGTCTTAACAGTATACCTCAGTACCCGAACTTAGTTCAAGAGTCTCAAGATATGGCATATAGGATGGAAGCTCAGTACGAGCATAACAGACCACATTTGGACAGTGCATGTGCAATTTCTTCATTTGCAATGGTTCTCCAAGTGATAATTTTACCTTCTCTCCAATAAAGTCAATACTCGAGAGGTTTGGACCTTTGCACTCTATCACTCGCAGCTTACACCATCCATGAACTTTCAGGAAGCTGAGCTGCTGCAACACACAAGGTATCTTCAGGAAAATTATCTCCCTGCAATTACTGAGGTCCAACTGCTCCAAAGCAAGGGAGTTGGAAAGAAGGCACTCTAATTCATCCCCCGTGATACGCACATAACGCAGAGTCAGACTTATTAGGCTTCTCAAGGGGCCAAGTTCAGCAGTGGGACGAAAAACACAAGAGGCGAGTTCAAGATGCCGAATTGAGTTTCTAACTCTATCAGATAAAAGCGAGCATGGGAAGTTGTACTTTCTATATAGACTAAGGCTGAGCCCTTGAATCCCTGGTGTAAAAGCAACCTGAAGCCAGTTGTCGACATAAGGAAAGGTACTGTCTTCACCACCTAAATTAAGGTTCACTACCTTCAAGCCAATGCCCGAGTGGTTTCTCAGAATGTTGTCAATATTGTGGCTGAAATTTTCTTCATGTGCCCATGAACAAAGCGTTGGCAAATCCAAGGTGAGGTTGGGATGGCATCTCCATGAACGTAGAAAGGCACGAGAAAGGCAAGCAGCACGAGCAGCATCCCGCATCGGCAACAGGAAATGTATATGGTGCCAGATGTCCTGCACGCACAAGCATGGGATAGAATTTCAACATTAAAGCCAAATGGAACTTCAATCCATAGAATAAAAAACACATGGATTATCATCTACCCCAGTTAGCTCTCTGCATTGTTTCACAATGTGCGCTGTATTACATAGATATATGGTGAAATTGAATGT from Panicum virgatum strain AP13 chromosome 7N, P.virgatum_v5, whole genome shotgun sequence includes the following:
- the LOC120682098 gene encoding uncharacterized protein LOC120682098 isoform X1, whose protein sequence is MGLLALQRLMSVKRERRRRRQRARNRLTIALNEREDWPFLQRVGDGDSQHGETTNCSTTYLPEDIWHHIHFLLPMRDAARAACLSRAFLRSWRCHPNLTLDLPTLCSWAHEENFSHNIDNILRNHSGIGLKVVNLNLGGEDSTFPYVDNWLQVAFTPGIQGLSLSLYRKYNFPCSLLSDRVRNSIRHLELASCVFRPTAELGPLRSLISLTLRYVRITGDELECLLSNSLALEQLDLSNCREIIFLKIPCVLQQLSFLKVHGWCKLRVIECKGPNLSSIDFIGEKVKLSLGEPLQMKKLHMHCPNVVCYARTELPSYMPYLETLELSSGTEVVNAPMLPTKFLYLKHLTIFIRDGTISPSYDYFSLVSFFDASPSLETLFLDVSQIDMKHESVFGGSSHLRQLPEHQHNCLKSVEIIGFSSAKSLVELACCIVKNAVSLERLTLDTLHGWGRCTGEAYYETCWPIGNAVLEEASRAVVAIRMYIEDKVGPTAKLTVLEPCTRCYPSR
- the LOC120682098 gene encoding uncharacterized protein LOC120682098 isoform X2 translates to MGLLALQRLMSVKRERRRRRQRARNRLTIALNEREDWPFLQRVGDGDSQHGETTNCSTTYLPEDIWHHIHFLLPMRDAARAACLSRAFLRSWRCHPNLTLDLPTLCSWAHEENFSHNIDNILRNHSGIGLKQLSFLKVHGWCKLRVIECKGPNLSSIDFIGEKVKLSLGEPLQMKKLHMHCPNVVCYARTELPSYMPYLETLELSSGTEVVNAPMLPTKFLYLKHLTIFIRDGTISPSYDYFSLVSFFDASPSLETLFLDVSQIDMKHESVFGGSSHLRQLPEHQHNCLKSVEIIGFSSAKSLVELACCIVKNAVSLERLTLDTLHGWGRCTGEAYYETCWPIGNAVLEEASRAVVAIRMYIEDKVGPTAKLTVLEPCTRCYPSR